A window of the Microbacterium sp. LWH13-1.2 genome harbors these coding sequences:
- a CDS encoding sugar ABC transporter substrate-binding protein produces MSFLPSSARRRLLLGAAALAAATFVIAGCAAQAPESGGEGADGDFTGQTLNALLITSHEGAGNWLKEHFEEETGAEVNLTIVPYDEIGSTLALDQQSGANTFDVAAPWYVSIGDLAEGGSIQDLTDWIADTPSLEADDFIPSINDPYTLVGDRRYGLPFDGDTHVLFYNKEILERNGITEPPTTWDEYLADVKAITENEGDEGVYGSAIFGQKSPLILGAAYANRLAGFGGEFVDDDGTPTINSPEAVAAAEALVDAVPYAFPTAAETDFGVGNGAWYDGKVGFIENWTDLGVGSETNPDSKVAGKWGVTTLPVGGDNTEARASLVAGFTWVIAANTEKTDLAKAFIEYAASSEVNSELIVADPQTGIDPNRESSLESEAYGETYPDLQRVNRTTLSGSLAWPTGENASQAAQILTDELAKLIAGDGGTAQETLDRVQAEWEEILG; encoded by the coding sequence ATGTCCTTCCTTCCGAGCAGCGCCAGACGCCGCCTCCTTCTCGGTGCTGCCGCCCTGGCGGCCGCGACGTTCGTGATCGCCGGCTGCGCGGCGCAGGCCCCCGAGTCCGGTGGCGAGGGCGCAGACGGCGACTTCACCGGCCAGACGTTGAACGCGCTGCTCATCACGTCGCATGAAGGCGCGGGCAACTGGCTCAAGGAGCATTTCGAAGAGGAGACCGGCGCCGAGGTGAACCTCACGATCGTGCCCTACGACGAGATCGGTTCGACCCTCGCTCTCGACCAGCAGTCGGGCGCGAACACGTTCGACGTCGCGGCTCCCTGGTACGTCTCGATCGGCGACCTCGCCGAGGGCGGCTCCATCCAGGACCTCACGGACTGGATCGCCGACACCCCCTCGCTCGAGGCGGACGACTTCATCCCCTCGATCAACGACCCGTACACGCTGGTCGGCGACCGCCGCTACGGCCTGCCCTTCGACGGCGACACCCACGTGCTCTTCTACAACAAGGAGATCCTCGAGCGGAACGGCATCACCGAGCCGCCCACGACCTGGGACGAGTATCTGGCCGACGTGAAGGCGATCACCGAGAACGAGGGCGACGAGGGCGTCTACGGCTCGGCCATCTTCGGCCAGAAGTCGCCGCTGATCCTCGGGGCCGCCTACGCGAACCGCCTGGCGGGCTTCGGCGGCGAGTTCGTCGACGACGACGGCACGCCCACGATCAACTCCCCGGAGGCCGTCGCCGCGGCTGAGGCGCTGGTGGATGCCGTGCCCTACGCCTTCCCGACGGCTGCCGAGACCGACTTCGGAGTCGGCAACGGTGCCTGGTACGACGGCAAGGTCGGATTCATCGAGAACTGGACCGACCTCGGGGTGGGGTCGGAGACGAACCCCGACTCGAAGGTCGCGGGCAAGTGGGGCGTCACCACGCTTCCCGTCGGCGGAGACAACACCGAGGCTCGCGCGTCGCTGGTGGCCGGATTCACCTGGGTGATCGCGGCGAACACCGAGAAGACCGATCTCGCGAAGGCGTTCATCGAGTACGCCGCGTCCAGCGAGGTCAACTCCGAGCTGATCGTCGCCGACCCGCAGACCGGCATCGACCCGAACCGCGAGTCGTCGCTCGAGAGCGAGGCCTACGGCGAGACGTACCCCGACCTGCAGCGGGTCAACCGCACGACGCTGAGCGGATCGCTCGCCTGGCCGACGGGCGAGAACGCCTCGCAGGCCGCGCAGATCCTCACCGACGAGTTGGCGAAGCTCATCGCCGGCGACGGCGGCACCGCGCAGGAGACACTCGACCGTGTCCAGGCCGAGTGGGAAGAGATCCTTGGCTGA
- a CDS encoding Ig-like domain-containing protein, with the protein MTGENTAVRAYGRTIGREKAIDGEKKLRGRGAVAMVVGMIIGVVGMLGAALPAAAAPTVTYPGAIANVSLENQNGGGPLDQWDTVRISGEWKVPAGAQAGETFGMTLPAEFSRLAAGEFTISDPATGELMANCMVSAGQGPDMVCTLTEAVNGKEDVGGTFWMQARASQSTTNETVEFDLGDTVEIVDLPGDGGIVPVDPTEQTEPYKYGGETATDGRLKWVVGIPSGFASDGAFTITDTLDPGLADHHYTGEVRLSQRPVENGMQIGNWSIVDPSRYQIVFAADGQSFEFTASGLPAGGFAYELLYYTQADGPVVKGDVFGNHAVVDTVATSATHTITESGGGDGTGVTYTTFSISKALTGAQAAAAQTATYTVRYSLKGSDAPAKTMVVPVGQPVVSDRAPLGSTFVIEEIDLPAVDGVSWGTWTVSGDGVVDAGNGTFEVTPGAAAGVSLTLTNIANPIPVVEPTPTPTATPTPTPTRTPASATMPGELALTGGGDGSGFLALAAALIVGGGLATAVSVKRRSSVARR; encoded by the coding sequence ATGACTGGGGAGAACACTGCCGTGCGCGCGTACGGAAGGACGATCGGCCGAGAGAAGGCGATCGACGGGGAGAAGAAGCTGCGAGGCCGGGGGGCCGTCGCGATGGTCGTGGGGATGATCATCGGCGTGGTCGGGATGCTGGGGGCCGCTCTGCCGGCCGCGGCCGCACCGACGGTGACATACCCCGGAGCGATCGCCAACGTGTCGCTCGAGAACCAGAACGGCGGTGGCCCGCTGGATCAGTGGGACACCGTGCGGATCTCGGGCGAGTGGAAGGTCCCGGCAGGGGCGCAGGCGGGCGAGACCTTCGGGATGACGCTTCCGGCGGAGTTCAGCCGACTGGCGGCGGGGGAGTTCACGATCAGCGACCCCGCGACCGGCGAGCTCATGGCGAACTGCATGGTTTCCGCCGGTCAGGGGCCTGACATGGTGTGCACGCTGACGGAGGCCGTCAACGGCAAGGAAGACGTCGGGGGAACCTTCTGGATGCAGGCACGCGCCTCGCAGTCCACGACGAACGAGACGGTCGAGTTCGACCTCGGCGATACGGTCGAGATCGTCGACCTGCCGGGTGACGGGGGAATCGTGCCCGTCGACCCGACAGAGCAGACCGAGCCCTACAAGTACGGCGGCGAGACGGCGACCGATGGGCGGCTCAAGTGGGTCGTCGGAATTCCGAGCGGGTTCGCGAGCGACGGTGCCTTCACGATCACGGACACGCTCGACCCGGGTCTCGCCGATCATCACTACACCGGTGAGGTGCGGCTGAGCCAGCGCCCCGTCGAGAACGGGATGCAGATCGGGAACTGGAGCATCGTCGATCCGTCGAGGTATCAGATCGTCTTCGCCGCCGACGGCCAGTCGTTCGAGTTCACGGCCTCAGGCCTGCCGGCAGGTGGCTTCGCTTACGAGCTGCTCTACTACACCCAGGCAGACGGTCCGGTCGTGAAGGGTGACGTCTTCGGCAACCATGCCGTCGTCGACACCGTCGCGACGTCGGCCACCCACACGATCACCGAATCAGGTGGCGGCGACGGCACCGGCGTGACCTACACGACCTTCTCGATCTCGAAGGCGCTGACAGGCGCTCAGGCCGCTGCGGCCCAGACCGCGACGTACACCGTGCGGTATTCCCTCAAGGGCTCCGACGCCCCGGCCAAGACCATGGTCGTGCCCGTCGGCCAGCCGGTCGTGAGCGATCGCGCTCCTCTCGGATCGACCTTCGTGATCGAGGAGATCGATCTGCCCGCCGTCGACGGAGTGAGCTGGGGAACGTGGACCGTCTCCGGTGACGGAGTCGTCGACGCCGGCAACGGCACGTTCGAGGTGACGCCCGGAGCAGCGGCGGGTGTGTCACTCACGCTCACCAACATCGCGAACCCGATCCCGGTCGTCGAGCCCACGCCGACCCCGACCGCGACGCCCACGCCGACCCCGACCCGCACGCCCGCGTCGGCCACGATGCCTGGAGAGCTGGCGCTGACGGGTGGCGGCGACGGGTCGGGCTTCCTCGCCCTCGCGGCCGCACTGATCGTCGGCGGTGGGCTTGCGACCGCGGTCTCCGTGAAGCGGCGGTCGAGCGTCGCACGACGCTGA
- a CDS encoding acyl-CoA dehydrogenase family protein produces MSVIAETTNRSRWTGTADAAERAHWRGVAERVAAELATDALQRDRANADPTVELDLLRDAGLVTLLQPAEFGGGGAHWETAFLVIRILSRADASVAQVLAYHYINSGNIGFAADPSVQEEWHRKTTEGRWVWGDSVNPTDPDLELTADGDGYRLNGLKRFSTGASAGDVVLAAALVRGGERDGQVLFVVLDHDRDGIRYLGDWDALGQRLSASGSVHFEDVRVSADDVLGELGDEPFSTLITPGIQLAFGNLYLGIAEGALARGLDLVRARPRAWFLSQADSYRDDPFVQRVVGEFASRIAAVEALADRAGRLFDEVVDEGDAVTAERRGELAIEIAKVKVVSTEVGIEVANRIFEITGSSSARADVGLDLFWRNVRTHSLHDPIDYKKLEVGAWTLNGELQPISLYT; encoded by the coding sequence ATGAGCGTCATCGCAGAGACCACGAACCGCAGCCGGTGGACGGGCACGGCGGATGCCGCGGAGCGCGCGCACTGGCGCGGAGTCGCCGAACGCGTGGCCGCCGAGCTCGCCACCGACGCCCTGCAGCGCGACCGCGCGAACGCAGACCCCACGGTCGAGCTCGACCTGCTCCGCGACGCGGGCCTGGTGACGCTGCTGCAGCCCGCCGAATTCGGCGGCGGCGGAGCGCACTGGGAGACGGCCTTCCTCGTCATCCGCATCCTGTCGCGTGCCGATGCCTCGGTCGCGCAGGTCCTCGCGTACCACTACATCAACTCGGGCAACATCGGTTTCGCTGCCGACCCGTCGGTGCAGGAGGAATGGCACCGCAAGACCACCGAGGGGCGCTGGGTCTGGGGCGATTCCGTGAACCCGACGGATCCCGACCTCGAGTTGACCGCAGACGGCGACGGATACCGGCTGAACGGCCTCAAACGCTTCTCGACCGGTGCGTCTGCCGGCGACGTGGTGCTGGCCGCAGCGCTCGTCCGCGGCGGCGAGCGCGACGGCCAGGTGCTGTTCGTCGTGCTCGACCACGACCGCGACGGCATCCGTTATCTCGGCGACTGGGATGCGCTCGGGCAGCGCCTGTCCGCCAGCGGCTCGGTGCACTTCGAGGACGTGCGCGTGTCCGCTGACGATGTGCTCGGCGAACTCGGCGACGAGCCGTTCTCGACGCTGATCACCCCCGGCATCCAGCTCGCCTTCGGCAACCTGTATCTCGGCATCGCCGAGGGAGCGCTCGCGCGCGGACTCGACCTCGTGCGGGCACGTCCACGCGCCTGGTTCCTCAGCCAGGCCGATTCGTACCGCGACGACCCGTTCGTGCAGCGCGTCGTCGGCGAGTTCGCCTCTCGTATCGCGGCCGTGGAGGCGCTGGCTGACCGCGCCGGCCGTCTCTTCGACGAGGTCGTGGACGAAGGAGACGCCGTCACGGCCGAGCGTCGCGGCGAGCTGGCGATCGAGATAGCCAAGGTCAAGGTCGTCTCGACCGAGGTCGGCATCGAGGTCGCGAACCGGATCTTCGAGATCACCGGGTCCAGCTCCGCCCGGGCCGACGTGGGACTCGACCTGTTCTGGAGGAACGTCCGCACGCACTCGCTGCACGATCCGATCGACTACAAGAAGCTCGAGGTCGGCGCCTGGACGCTGAACGGCGAGCTGCAGCCGATCTCGCTGTACACCTGA
- a CDS encoding cation transporter, giving the protein MTTVAPTPARRTTLHRRIRLIVAFTIIYNVIEAIVAITAGSVASSAALIGFGLDSSIEVLSAAAVAWQFTRRDPERWEKPTLRVIAVAFFALAIYVVASSALSLIGGDRPAHSAVGLVLTAVSVVIMPLVSLAERRAGQEVGSATAVADSKQTLICTYLSAAVLVGLALNSLFGWWWADAVAGLVIAIFAVREGVEAWKGDACATSVGMILEDEHDHHDHDQHHHHEHDEHHEGR; this is encoded by the coding sequence ATGACCACGGTCGCTCCGACCCCTGCCCGTCGGACGACGCTGCACCGTCGCATCCGACTCATCGTGGCATTCACGATCATCTATAACGTGATCGAGGCGATCGTCGCGATCACGGCCGGGTCCGTCGCGTCCTCCGCCGCGCTCATCGGCTTCGGCCTCGACTCGAGCATCGAGGTGCTGTCCGCTGCGGCCGTCGCCTGGCAGTTCACCCGCCGCGACCCCGAGCGGTGGGAGAAGCCGACGCTTCGGGTGATCGCCGTCGCCTTCTTCGCCCTCGCGATCTACGTCGTCGCATCGTCCGCGCTCTCGCTGATCGGCGGCGACCGCCCGGCACACAGCGCAGTCGGCCTCGTCCTCACCGCCGTGAGCGTCGTCATCATGCCCCTCGTCTCCCTCGCGGAGCGTCGCGCGGGGCAGGAGGTCGGCTCGGCCACAGCGGTCGCCGATTCGAAGCAGACGCTGATCTGCACCTACCTGTCGGCCGCCGTGCTGGTCGGCCTCGCACTCAACAGCCTGTTCGGCTGGTGGTGGGCGGATGCCGTCGCGGGACTCGTCATCGCGATCTTCGCCGTGCGCGAAGGCGTGGAGGCGTGGAAGGGCGACGCCTGTGCGACATCCGTCGGCATGATCCTCGAAGACGAGCACGACCACCACGACCACGACCAGCACCACCACCACGAACACGACGAGCACCACGAAGGCCGCTGA
- a CDS encoding response regulator transcription factor produces MIRVLLADDEGMIRSALAALLRLEGDIEVVAECEDGEQALAEALRLTPDVCLLDLEMPGLDGVEVAERLNRAIATRCVVVTRHARPGVLRRALASGVSGFLPKSRGADQVADVIRRVAAGARYVDPEIAADALSDERSPLTDRELDVLRAGRRGQTTGQIAKALSLAPGTVRNHISAVLAKLSVGTRQQAVLLAEERGWI; encoded by the coding sequence ATGATCCGGGTGCTTCTCGCCGATGACGAGGGGATGATCCGTTCCGCGCTTGCGGCGCTGCTGCGACTCGAGGGCGACATCGAGGTCGTCGCCGAGTGCGAAGACGGAGAGCAGGCGCTCGCCGAGGCTCTGCGGTTGACGCCGGACGTGTGCCTGCTCGATCTCGAGATGCCGGGCCTCGATGGTGTCGAAGTCGCCGAGCGGCTGAACAGGGCTATCGCCACCCGGTGCGTCGTGGTGACTCGGCATGCCCGCCCGGGCGTGCTGCGTCGGGCGCTCGCCTCCGGGGTCTCGGGCTTCCTGCCGAAGTCCCGCGGCGCCGATCAGGTCGCCGACGTGATCCGCAGGGTCGCAGCCGGCGCGCGGTACGTCGATCCGGAGATCGCGGCCGACGCGCTGAGTGACGAACGATCCCCGCTCACCGACCGCGAGCTCGACGTGCTGCGCGCAGGCCGCCGCGGCCAGACGACAGGTCAGATCGCGAAGGCACTGTCGCTCGCCCCCGGGACGGTGCGTAATCACATCTCGGCCGTGCTCGCGAAGCTGTCGGTCGGCACGCGGCAGCAGGCGGTGCTCCTCGCCGAAGAGCGCGGCTGGATCTGA
- a CDS encoding LLM class flavin-dependent oxidoreductase, translated as MPSRIILNAFDMTCVTHQAPGLWRHPDNQADRYHDLDYWVDVAKTLERGRFDAIFIADVLGTYDVYRDSAATALGDATQVPLGDPVVQISAMAHATEHLGFGVTVATTYEQPYALARRFSTLDHFTRGRVGWNVVTSYLDSAARNLGLDTLIAHDDRYEIAEEFLDVTYKLWEGSWEDGAVLRDREAGVFADAARVHPIGHEGRHYRVPGIHLAEPSPQRTPVMFQAGASPRGRQFAATHGEAIFINGLRPESTRPVTDDIRDRAEALGRPRDSVKILTLVTVVVAATDEEAEAQLADYRGYVSVEGALALYAGWTGLDLSQYDPDVPLEYVDTDAGRSALSVFTKADPDRKWTPRDIAHYVGIGGIGPVIVGGPQTVADELERWVEVGGVDGFNIAYVVTPGSFEDIVEHLVPELRRRGRTWDDYPEGTLRGRLSGDGSPVVPEWHPAHSYRGAYVGGASALDGTRGGPLVDAAAPGDAAELDDLTALTEKEDAR; from the coding sequence GTGCCCAGTCGCATCATCCTGAACGCCTTCGACATGACGTGCGTGACACACCAGGCCCCCGGGCTCTGGCGGCACCCCGACAACCAGGCCGATCGCTATCACGATCTCGACTACTGGGTCGATGTCGCGAAGACGCTGGAGCGCGGCAGATTCGACGCGATCTTCATCGCCGACGTGCTCGGCACCTACGACGTCTACCGCGACTCGGCTGCCACGGCGCTCGGCGATGCGACGCAGGTCCCCCTCGGCGACCCGGTCGTGCAGATCTCCGCGATGGCGCACGCGACCGAGCACCTCGGATTCGGTGTGACGGTCGCCACGACCTACGAGCAGCCGTACGCTCTGGCCCGCCGCTTCTCGACGCTCGACCATTTCACGCGCGGACGCGTGGGCTGGAACGTCGTCACGAGCTACCTCGACTCCGCGGCCCGCAACCTCGGGCTCGACACGCTGATCGCCCATGACGACCGGTATGAGATCGCCGAGGAGTTCCTCGACGTGACGTACAAGCTGTGGGAGGGATCGTGGGAGGACGGCGCGGTGCTCCGCGACCGCGAGGCCGGCGTCTTCGCCGATGCGGCGCGGGTGCATCCGATCGGCCACGAGGGGCGGCACTACCGCGTTCCCGGCATCCATCTCGCCGAGCCCAGCCCGCAGCGCACGCCGGTGATGTTCCAGGCGGGCGCGTCGCCCCGCGGACGCCAGTTCGCGGCGACGCACGGCGAGGCGATCTTCATCAACGGCCTGCGCCCCGAGTCGACGCGGCCTGTGACGGATGACATCCGCGACCGGGCCGAGGCGCTCGGCCGCCCGCGCGACTCGGTCAAGATCCTCACGCTCGTGACGGTCGTCGTCGCAGCGACCGACGAGGAGGCCGAGGCGCAGCTCGCTGACTACCGCGGCTACGTCTCGGTCGAGGGAGCGCTGGCGCTCTACGCCGGGTGGACGGGACTCGATCTCTCGCAGTACGACCCCGACGTGCCGCTGGAGTACGTCGACACGGACGCAGGGCGCTCCGCCCTGTCGGTGTTCACCAAAGCAGATCCCGACCGCAAGTGGACGCCTCGGGACATCGCGCACTACGTCGGAATCGGCGGCATCGGCCCTGTGATCGTCGGTGGTCCGCAGACGGTCGCCGACGAGCTGGAGCGCTGGGTCGAGGTCGGCGGCGTCGACGGTTTCAACATCGCCTACGTGGTGACCCCCGGATCGTTCGAGGACATCGTCGAACACCTCGTGCCCGAGCTGCGCCGTCGCGGACGCACCTGGGACGACTACCCCGAGGGAACGCTGCGAGGACGGCTCTCGGGCGACGGCTCCCCCGTCGTGCCCGAGTGGCACCCCGCGCACTCGTATCGCGGCGCCTACGTCGGCGGAGCATCCGCCCTCGACGGCACGCGCGGCGGCCCACTGGTGGATGCCGCGGCCCCCGGTGACGCGGCCGAACTCGACGACCTGACCGCACTCACCGAGAAGGAGGACGCCCGATGA
- a CDS encoding small multidrug efflux protein: protein MNLIETFQGFVAQVPELVQPLIVALAGAIPFIEGEGAVSIGIIGGIHPVVAAIAAIVGNFLCVAVLVIASSGARTAIVNRNRSREAVLAGTGGGAVESIPAESERGGARKEKFQRAFERYGVPGVSLLGPLLLPTQFTATMLAAAGVGKVRILIWQAVAIVGWTTIVAVIVGSAVYAIR from the coding sequence ATGAACCTCATCGAGACCTTCCAGGGCTTCGTCGCCCAGGTTCCCGAGCTCGTCCAGCCGCTCATCGTCGCCCTCGCAGGTGCCATTCCCTTCATCGAGGGTGAGGGTGCCGTCTCGATCGGCATCATCGGCGGCATCCACCCCGTCGTCGCCGCCATCGCGGCGATCGTGGGCAACTTCCTCTGCGTCGCCGTGCTCGTGATCGCGAGCTCGGGTGCGCGCACCGCGATCGTGAACCGCAACCGCAGCCGTGAGGCCGTGCTGGCCGGAACGGGCGGCGGCGCCGTCGAGTCGATCCCCGCGGAGTCCGAGCGCGGCGGTGCGCGCAAGGAGAAGTTCCAGCGGGCGTTCGAGCGCTACGGCGTTCCCGGCGTGAGCCTCCTCGGTCCCCTGCTGCTGCCGACCCAGTTCACCGCCACGATGCTCGCCGCGGCCGGTGTGGGCAAGGTCCGCATCCTGATCTGGCAGGCTGTCGCCATCGTCGGGTGGACCACGATCGTCGCCGTGATCGTCGGCAGCGCCGTCTACGCGATCCGCTGA
- a CDS encoding carbohydrate ABC transporter permease: MTERRTRVRPVASSVLFMTLAVTLVPLAYLFSVSLMGRDETVSGVLWSAAPHWENWGDVLSTDIPRSILNSLAAAIGGAVVSLAIAVPGAWAIVRHNAGGRTLGATLMSPWLLPPIVAVVPLLTLLRSVGLNNTLLGLTLVYALVNVPVAVWLLEGFIRRLPVEIEEAARIDGAGTLRMLWSVVVPLLLPSQVAIGIIVAILNYNEFLLATFLTQSVDAQTFPVALSLFYGDRTPHFGKIAAASFIGVIPVFAAAVFFQRWLVGGLTTGAVR, translated from the coding sequence ATGACTGAGCGGCGCACGCGCGTGCGACCCGTCGCGAGCAGCGTGCTCTTCATGACGCTCGCCGTGACCCTCGTACCACTCGCGTATCTGTTCTCGGTGTCGCTGATGGGGCGCGACGAGACGGTCTCGGGAGTCCTGTGGAGCGCTGCCCCGCACTGGGAGAACTGGGGCGACGTGCTGTCCACCGACATCCCCCGGTCGATCCTGAACTCCCTTGCCGCAGCGATCGGCGGTGCTGTCGTCTCGTTGGCCATCGCCGTCCCCGGCGCCTGGGCCATCGTCCGTCACAACGCCGGCGGGCGCACGCTGGGCGCGACTCTGATGAGCCCGTGGCTGCTCCCCCCGATCGTCGCCGTGGTGCCGCTGCTGACCCTTCTGCGATCGGTCGGCCTCAACAACACGCTCCTCGGCCTGACGCTCGTGTACGCCCTCGTCAACGTCCCGGTCGCCGTCTGGTTGCTGGAGGGATTCATCCGCCGGTTGCCGGTGGAGATCGAGGAAGCGGCGCGCATCGACGGTGCGGGGACGCTGCGGATGCTGTGGTCGGTCGTCGTCCCTCTGCTGCTGCCGAGCCAGGTCGCGATCGGGATCATCGTCGCGATCCTCAACTACAACGAGTTCCTCCTCGCGACCTTCCTCACGCAGAGCGTGGATGCGCAGACGTTCCCCGTGGCTCTGTCGCTGTTCTACGGAGACCGCACTCCGCACTTCGGCAAGATCGCGGCCGCATCGTTCATCGGCGTGATCCCGGTCTTCGCCGCCGCCGTGTTCTTCCAGCGCTGGCTCGTAGGCGGGCTGACGACGGGCGCGGTGCGCTGA
- a CDS encoding sugar ABC transporter permease produces the protein MADASAIRVRTARASGRVPRRAGGLARPGAARFLTAPTILSIIVLGAYPLVFIVAAAFTDSTLGRPFQEWVGTANLETILADADVVASFARTVAYAVVVAVVSVALGLAIAVALERATRAGAVVRTLLLLPLITPPVVVGTLWKLVFNPGGGLLATVLPGLSLAPLSTTAWALPAIGLADVWQWTPLIVILVYAALLTQDPSVREAASLDGAHGAGLFRHITWPAIAGTVIAALFIRLVIALKVFDLVFVMTSGGPGQASTVTTYLIQQVALKEFDIGRASAITLVFAVIVTAVTLVLAFFARKARHD, from the coding sequence TTGGCTGACGCCTCCGCCATCCGCGTGCGCACCGCCCGCGCGTCCGGCCGAGTGCCGCGACGGGCGGGCGGTCTCGCGCGGCCGGGCGCAGCACGGTTCCTGACCGCGCCGACGATCCTGTCGATCATCGTGCTCGGCGCGTATCCGCTCGTGTTCATCGTCGCGGCGGCCTTCACCGACTCGACGCTCGGGCGGCCGTTCCAGGAGTGGGTCGGGACGGCGAACCTCGAGACGATCCTCGCGGATGCCGACGTCGTCGCGTCGTTCGCCCGGACGGTCGCCTATGCCGTCGTGGTGGCCGTCGTCAGCGTCGCGCTCGGGCTCGCGATCGCCGTCGCGCTGGAGCGTGCGACCCGAGCGGGCGCCGTCGTGCGCACGCTGCTCCTGCTCCCGCTGATCACCCCGCCGGTGGTGGTCGGCACACTGTGGAAGCTCGTGTTCAACCCCGGCGGAGGACTCCTCGCGACCGTGCTGCCCGGTCTGTCGCTCGCGCCGCTGTCGACGACGGCGTGGGCGCTTCCCGCGATCGGGCTCGCCGATGTCTGGCAGTGGACACCGCTGATCGTGATCCTCGTGTACGCCGCGCTGCTCACGCAGGACCCGTCCGTGCGGGAGGCGGCGTCCCTCGACGGGGCTCATGGAGCCGGTCTGTTCCGGCACATCACCTGGCCGGCGATCGCGGGCACGGTGATCGCCGCGCTCTTCATCCGGCTCGTCATCGCGTTGAAGGTCTTCGATCTCGTGTTCGTGATGACCTCGGGCGGACCCGGTCAGGCCTCGACCGTCACCACCTACCTCATCCAGCAGGTCGCCCTCAAGGAGTTCGACATCGGTCGGGCATCCGCGATCACCCTCGTGTTCGCGGTCATCGTCACCGCAGTGACCCTCGTGCTGGCGTTCTTCGCACGAAAGGCCCGACATGACTGA
- a CDS encoding histidine kinase: MQSTSPLVEPPGDPSLGARQLARGITATWWYTFSAVVFLELFLVLVWTLEALASPGDATAPVVVGVGGIVWWLSTAILLWAYRHRVDADPGIPWTRIALPLLIAAAYGALAGFVTDSWLLALMPIAQSVVLLNWPKGVRLRIVVLATVLLFCLAFIDGARGAMEPGAPGWLPALYTILIPAMSVSSLWWWDVLVTLDRARASESRLAATQERLRVATDVHDLQGHHLQVIALQLELAERLMGLDPDAALEQLQAARVSVDEARQGTRDLATRFRSVPLGDEVANARDLLSAAGLAVDAEIAPDADDAPASALGPVIRETTTNVLRHGAGRHARLTLKRVPEGWRYEVANDVDADAASEPVGSGLDGVRRRIAEAGGTLEIHDEGGDFAVVVTVPANEDASVDRGGSR, translated from the coding sequence ATGCAGAGCACATCCCCGCTGGTCGAGCCGCCAGGCGACCCGTCGCTCGGAGCCCGGCAGCTTGCTCGTGGCATCACCGCGACCTGGTGGTACACGTTCTCGGCCGTCGTGTTCCTCGAACTCTTCCTGGTGCTGGTGTGGACACTCGAGGCGCTCGCCTCGCCGGGTGACGCGACCGCGCCGGTGGTCGTCGGCGTCGGGGGCATCGTCTGGTGGCTGTCGACCGCCATCCTGCTGTGGGCGTATCGGCACCGCGTCGACGCCGACCCGGGGATTCCCTGGACGCGCATCGCTCTTCCGCTGCTGATCGCCGCCGCCTATGGCGCGCTGGCGGGCTTCGTGACCGACAGCTGGCTGCTCGCGCTCATGCCGATCGCGCAGTCGGTCGTGCTGCTCAACTGGCCGAAGGGCGTGCGGCTGCGGATCGTGGTCCTCGCGACCGTGCTGCTCTTCTGCCTGGCGTTCATCGACGGGGCCCGCGGCGCCATGGAACCGGGTGCTCCGGGCTGGCTGCCCGCTCTGTACACCATCCTGATCCCGGCGATGTCGGTGAGCTCGCTGTGGTGGTGGGATGTCCTGGTCACGCTCGACCGGGCGCGCGCCTCCGAGTCGAGGCTCGCTGCGACCCAGGAACGACTTCGCGTCGCCACCGACGTGCATGACCTGCAAGGGCACCACCTGCAGGTGATCGCGCTGCAGCTCGAACTGGCTGAGCGACTGATGGGGCTCGATCCTGATGCGGCGCTCGAACAGCTGCAGGCCGCGCGGGTGAGCGTCGACGAGGCGCGGCAGGGCACACGCGATCTCGCGACCCGGTTCCGTTCGGTGCCGTTGGGTGACGAGGTGGCGAACGCGCGCGACCTCCTCAGCGCCGCAGGTCTCGCGGTGGACGCGGAGATCGCGCCGGACGCCGACGACGCGCCGGCATCCGCGCTGGGACCGGTGATCCGAGAGACGACCACCAACGTTCTGCGGCATGGTGCAGGACGCCACGCGCGGCTCACGCTCAAGAGGGTGCCGGAGGGGTGGCGATACGAGGTGGCGAACGACGTGGATGCCGATGCTGCGAGCGAGCCGGTCGGCTCGGGCCTCGATGGCGTCAGGCGCCGCATCGCCGAGGCGGGCGGCACCCTGGAGATCCATGACGAGGGCGGTGACTTCGCGGTGGTGGTCACGGTGCCCGCGAACGAGGATGCGTCCGTCGACAGAGGGGGTTCGCGATGA